TTCGAGCGTCACTCGGACGGGGTCGGTCATATCCACGTATTTTCGGTCGGCCTAAAGTACGTTCCGGAGCGCGTTTCCTCGGAGACGATGGGGGAGTCGAATTCGGCCCCCGGGAGCGCGCGTTATCCCTTTAGGGGAGCCGGCTGAAGGACGAGTATGGACGATCACGACGTCACCGTCGACGTGGAGGTCGAAGTCGAAGTGGACTCGAACGAGCTCGAGATCGAGGTCGGGGACGAACGCGAGTTCGAGGGCGAACTCGAAGCCGGCGGCCTGACCATCGAAGTCGAAGCGGAGATCGAGGTCGAGGGCGAGGGTAAGAGCGAGAATAGTACGGACGGGGGCGGCAGCGAGGAGGACGAGGAGACCGAAGAAGACTGAGTTGGCACGACTCTCGAGACACGAATCGAACGCGCTCACTATTTTGGCGGAGTCGAAAAGCGCTATGTGCTGGCTCCGCTACGCCTCTCTATGGCCTGGACGGTGATGCCGACATACGACGACTACGAGACGGCCCGTACGGAATTCGCGTGGGATCTCCCGGACGAGTACAATCCCGCCGTCGATTTCCTCCGGAAACACGACGACACGAGTCGGACCGCGCTTCGGTACGAGGATCCCGACTCGGGTCACGAGGCCTACTCGTTCGAGGACCTCGACGAACGGTCTGACCGCCTCGCCGCCGCGCTCGCGGACCTCGGAATCGAGGCGGGAGACCGCGTCGGCGTCGTGGTCCCGCAGAAACCACAGAACCCGCTCGCGCACCTCGCGAACTGGAAACTCGGCGCGGTTTCGGTACCGCTTACCGTCCTCTTCGGTCGCGACGCCCTCCAGTATCGCCTCGCGGACAGCGAGGCGAAGGCGGTCGTCGTCGACCCGAGCGTTCGCGAAACCGTCGACGAGATCCGCGACGACTGTCCGGCGCTCGAGCACGTGATCGAACTCGGCGACGGCGATTCAGTCGCGGGCGATGCACACGCCTTCGACGACCTCCTTGCGGCCCACGAGCCGGGGATCGAGGTCTACGATGCCACGCCGGCGACGCCGACGGCGATCATGTACACGAGCGGGTCGACGGGACCGCCGAAGGGGGTCCGACACAGCCACGCGCTCTGGCTCGGACGGGCGGCCGCGGCGTACAACTACTTCGATGGAGGGCTCGCGGCGGGCGAGGCCACCCTGTGGACGCCGGCGGACTGGGCGTGGGGCGCGGCGCTCGGCGGGACCCTCTTCGCCGCGTGGCACCACGGCTGTACCGTCGTCGGCTGGCCTCGCGACGGGTTCGACCCCGAGGCGGTCTACGAGCTGCTCGAGCGCCACGACGTGACCGGGGCCTTCATGCCCCCGACCGCGCTCCGGATGCTGATGGATCTCGACGATCCCGAAGATCGGTTCGACCTCTCGCTGGAAACGTTCGCCTCGGCCGGCGAACCGCTCACCTCGGAGGTCGTCGACTGGGTCGGGTCGACGTTCGACGACGTCGCGATCAACGAGTTCTACGGGCAAACGGAACTCAACCTCGTCGTCGGAAACTCGTCGAGGTGGTT
This portion of the Natrinema salinisoli genome encodes:
- a CDS encoding acyl-CoA synthetase, which gives rise to MAWTVMPTYDDYETARTEFAWDLPDEYNPAVDFLRKHDDTSRTALRYEDPDSGHEAYSFEDLDERSDRLAAALADLGIEAGDRVGVVVPQKPQNPLAHLANWKLGAVSVPLTVLFGRDALQYRLADSEAKAVVVDPSVRETVDEIRDDCPALEHVIELGDGDSVAGDAHAFDDLLAAHEPGIEVYDATPATPTAIMYTSGSTGPPKGVRHSHALWLGRAAAAYNYFDGGLAAGEATLWTPADWAWGAALGGTLFAAWHHGCTVVGWPRDGFDPEAVYELLERHDVTGAFMPPTALRMLMDLDDPEDRFDLSLETFASAGEPLTSEVVDWVGSTFDDVAINEFYGQTELNLVVGNSSRWFDTQPGSMGKPFPGYEIAVLDPDTHERLERGEVGELAVRPGDRRVFFDEYHGLPEKTANKQTAEVPASGASGESEEQRSSGKWFLTDDLVERDDDGYVWFVSRADDVILTSGYRVGPMEVEDAILVHEAVEQVGVVGVPDDTRGEAIKAFVKPAVDDYDPDTLRTEIRDLVRDRLAEYEYPHQLEFVETVPTTTTGKIRRRSLREREGIDE